The Salinibaculum sp. SYNS191 genome has a window encoding:
- a CDS encoding PKD domain-containing protein, with protein MILSVAVGTVSVSNLSSQAAADPLVDIGANATTQQVTVQHMGGEKLAVSDVTVILRGTNSERYPLETFTQRSGDDATRFEPGDEWQRTHGITGDRMTVLLVDEKANAIVDTTTVPITVTIAARFSTSPRYPKEDETVTFDASESTVAGSTITSYAWEFGDGTTASGETATHSYTQNGSYAVNLTVTAADGRVANLTKTVRIYNEAPNASFTYTPVNPNPGDQVDFDATGSSDPDGTIDSYDWDFGDGTTGSGEAPTHSYDSEGDYTVHLDVTDNDGATRRTSQVVSFGGTPGFGDISVTSILPYANAQYQTVMFAPEGTLPAGETVTIDLQVDGTQVSYGSASQEVIEGSGQIDNVENNGKTITYLAEGDGDSDPVRIRLKSVTAEEPAKQSNPYTVNFTRSDGSSKNTDFKVAFDNGESGFVSVSASNFTDSDSKQTLTFTLDSDIEQGERVTIDLSDAQKSSGSPPKVKYGSSSANAVTGSGSAQFVEQGGEEANIYYTAGPNDVSGDTIEIEVTGVSADMGPDSIATYTAGFSRGDADTQSNKFTVTKSGVPPGDGGGGGSGGESPACSNPNPPGWCSN; from the coding sequence GTGATACTGTCCGTCGCAGTCGGGACCGTCTCCGTCTCGAATCTCAGTTCGCAAGCAGCAGCGGACCCGCTCGTGGACATCGGCGCAAACGCGACGACACAGCAGGTCACCGTCCAGCACATGGGCGGTGAGAAACTCGCCGTCTCTGACGTGACGGTCATCCTCCGTGGCACGAACAGCGAGCGGTATCCGCTCGAGACGTTCACTCAGCGGAGCGGGGACGACGCGACGCGATTCGAACCGGGAGACGAGTGGCAGCGAACACACGGCATCACCGGCGACCGGATGACCGTCCTCCTCGTCGACGAGAAGGCAAACGCCATCGTCGACACGACGACCGTTCCCATTACGGTCACCATCGCCGCTCGCTTCAGTACCTCTCCCAGATATCCGAAAGAAGACGAGACCGTCACGTTCGACGCCAGCGAGAGCACAGTCGCAGGGAGTACCATCACGAGTTACGCCTGGGAGTTCGGCGACGGGACGACCGCATCCGGCGAGACGGCGACCCACAGCTACACCCAAAACGGGTCGTACGCGGTGAACCTGACCGTCACGGCCGCGGACGGCCGCGTGGCGAACCTGACGAAGACGGTCCGTATCTACAACGAAGCCCCGAACGCCAGTTTCACCTACACCCCGGTGAACCCCAATCCGGGTGATCAGGTGGATTTCGACGCAACTGGATCCTCTGACCCCGACGGAACCATCGACAGTTACGACTGGGACTTCGGCGATGGGACGACCGGCTCCGGCGAGGCGCCGACGCACAGTTACGACTCCGAGGGGGACTATACAGTTCATCTGGACGTGACCGACAACGACGGAGCGACGCGACGGACGAGCCAAGTGGTTTCATTCGGTGGGACACCAGGGTTCGGTGATATCTCCGTCACTTCCATCCTTCCGTACGCGAACGCACAGTACCAGACGGTGATGTTTGCGCCGGAGGGGACCCTTCCTGCAGGGGAAACTGTCACAATCGATCTCCAAGTGGACGGGACGCAAGTTAGCTACGGGTCGGCAAGTCAGGAAGTCATCGAGGGAAGCGGACAAATCGACAACGTCGAAAATAACGGGAAGACGATAACGTATCTCGCAGAGGGAGACGGTGATAGTGACCCCGTTCGAATCAGACTGAAGTCTGTGACTGCCGAAGAACCAGCCAAGCAGAGCAACCCCTATACGGTCAACTTCACGAGAAGTGATGGTAGTTCGAAAAACACCGATTTCAAGGTGGCATTCGACAACGGAGAGTCCGGGTTTGTGAGTGTCTCAGCTTCGAACTTCACTGACAGTGACAGTAAGCAGACGCTGACGTTCACGCTCGACTCTGACATCGAACAAGGCGAGCGTGTAACGATAGATCTGAGTGATGCACAGAAATCGAGCGGCTCACCACCGAAGGTGAAATACGGGAGCAGCAGCGCGAATGCAGTCACTGGTAGCGGGAGTGCTCAGTTCGTGGAACAGGGCGGAGAAGAAGCAAACATCTACTATACTGCCGGTCCCAACGACGTGAGCGGCGACACGATCGAAATCGAAGTGACGGGAGTGAGCGCAGACATGGGACCGGACTCGATAGCGACCTACACGGCCGGCTTCAGCCGCGGGGACGCCGACACGCAATCCAATAAGTTCACTGTGACGAAGTCAGGGGTTCCCCCCGGAGATGGTGGTGGTGGCGGAAGTGGCGGCGAAAGCCCGGCGTGCAGCAATCCCAATCCGCCGGGTTGGTGTAGTAATTGA
- a CDS encoding DUF2150 family protein has translation MSNPPGEYYTEERWQNWLDRIREEEVDPEDEDSARLLLNLQDDTAIAVAKILTDHDDDDLDEETALSELGDIEEVVLDEVTFDDEEKAMLVDGVQTSLMCVFYAAEEYLASGPADEGTIEEYVQAAGDAEAEDDLDAALGYCVQAGTLIIDGKEMDIGMAEELDFGFVAEWVNGLDSLQTAMSDPEVVEEEDEA, from the coding sequence ATGAGCAACCCGCCGGGGGAATACTACACAGAGGAACGCTGGCAGAACTGGCTGGACAGGATTCGCGAGGAGGAAGTCGACCCCGAGGACGAGGATTCCGCCCGCCTGCTGTTGAATCTGCAGGACGACACGGCCATCGCAGTGGCGAAGATACTCACCGACCACGACGACGACGACCTGGACGAGGAGACCGCGCTCTCCGAACTGGGCGACATCGAGGAAGTCGTCCTCGACGAGGTGACCTTCGACGACGAGGAGAAGGCGATGCTCGTCGACGGCGTCCAGACGTCGCTGATGTGCGTCTTCTACGCGGCCGAGGAGTACCTCGCCAGCGGGCCCGCCGACGAGGGCACCATCGAGGAGTACGTCCAGGCCGCCGGCGACGCCGAGGCCGAAGACGACCTCGACGCCGCGCTGGGATACTGCGTCCAGGCCGGCACCCTCATCATCGACGGCAAGGAGATGGACATCGGCATGGCCGAGGAACTCGACTTCGGCTTCGTCGCCGAGTGGGTCAACGGACTCGACAGCCTCCAGACGGCCATGAGCGACCCCGAAGTCGTCGAGGAAGAAGACGAGGCGTAG
- a CDS encoding alpha/beta fold hydrolase, which produces MTERTRRSLLRTLGLVAAGGLAGCGQAADSTATPTTTPTATGTPTATETPEETPTATPDVDIDERARTLVRRLDAGEYESAAAMFAPQSGVGASTLEGAWNGARQQFGSVVAIEGTRQTTVSGFEAVVVVVQFTEALRGVRVVFDGQGRVAGLQFVEATPDEPWSPPAYVDRDAIATTSVTVDSACGLPGEVTVPASATGTDGSGVPSFVLLGGSGPTDLDGSLGPNRPYRDLTWGVASTDGASSLRYTKRTAVCDVSSTGLDIDDEYTDDALAAIRTLRNADGADPQRTAVVGHSLGAVLAPRVAARAENVPGVVLLAPSARPLHELYVQQTRYLAELDGTVTDAEQARIDEVTAAAQRIADLDIPEGETVLGGGRAYWQSLQEYDAIATARQLDVPVLVLFGERDYQVTQADVQGWRDGLLGVENATVETYPSLNHLFVPGEGQSSPEEYTRPGHVSEDVVRDVGEWLSARWQA; this is translated from the coding sequence ATGACCGAGCGGACCCGTCGGTCGCTGCTGCGGACGCTGGGCCTCGTCGCCGCCGGCGGCCTGGCGGGGTGCGGACAGGCGGCCGATTCGACGGCGACGCCGACGACGACACCGACGGCGACGGGAACGCCGACCGCGACAGAGACGCCAGAGGAGACGCCGACCGCCACGCCGGACGTCGACATCGACGAGCGCGCACGGACGCTCGTTCGGCGGCTGGACGCCGGCGAGTACGAGTCGGCGGCAGCGATGTTCGCGCCCCAGTCCGGCGTCGGCGCGTCGACGCTGGAGGGCGCCTGGAACGGTGCCCGACAGCAATTCGGGAGCGTCGTCGCCATCGAGGGGACCCGCCAGACGACTGTCAGCGGCTTCGAGGCCGTCGTCGTGGTCGTCCAGTTCACCGAGGCGCTGCGGGGCGTCCGCGTCGTCTTCGACGGTCAGGGACGGGTCGCCGGCTTGCAGTTCGTCGAGGCGACCCCCGACGAGCCGTGGTCGCCGCCGGCGTACGTCGACCGGGACGCCATCGCCACGACGAGCGTGACCGTCGACAGCGCCTGCGGCCTGCCCGGCGAGGTGACCGTGCCCGCCAGCGCGACCGGGACCGACGGCTCGGGCGTCCCGAGTTTCGTCCTGCTCGGTGGCTCCGGACCGACGGACCTCGACGGGTCGCTCGGCCCCAACAGGCCGTACAGAGACCTCACCTGGGGCGTCGCCAGCACCGACGGGGCGTCGTCGCTGCGGTACACCAAGCGCACGGCCGTCTGTGACGTGTCCTCGACGGGGCTGGACATCGACGACGAGTACACGGACGACGCGCTCGCCGCTATCCGGACGCTGCGGAACGCGGACGGGGCCGACCCGCAGCGCACCGCCGTCGTCGGGCACAGCCTCGGGGCGGTGCTGGCACCCCGCGTCGCCGCCCGCGCGGAGAACGTCCCCGGCGTCGTCCTCCTGGCCCCGTCGGCGCGGCCGCTCCACGAACTGTACGTCCAGCAGACGCGCTACCTGGCCGAACTCGACGGGACCGTCACCGACGCCGAGCAGGCGCGCATCGACGAGGTGACCGCCGCCGCCCAGCGCATCGCCGACCTGGACATCCCCGAGGGCGAGACGGTGCTCGGCGGGGGTCGGGCCTACTGGCAGAGCCTGCAGGAGTACGACGCCATCGCGACCGCCCGGCAACTGGACGTCCCCGTTCTCGTCCTCTTCGGCGAGCGCGACTACCAGGTGACACAGGCGGACGTCCAGGGCTGGCGGGACGGGCTCTTGGGAGTCGAGAACGCGACCGTCGAGACGTATCCGTCGCTGAACCACCTGTTCGTTCCCGGCGAGGGACAGTCCAGCCCGGAGGAGTACACCAGGCCAGGTCACGTCTCGGAAGACGTCGTGAGAGACGTCGGCGAGTGGCTGTCGGCGCGCTGGCAGGCGTAA
- a CDS encoding TatD family hydrolase, with protein MTAFEPILDDHMHLDPVNGRGVEAAEEFAGRGGTHLLVLNKPSWHLVGDVDDVDGFRETFEITVDVTEEASEVLDGRAWPVLGVHPALISQLVDRGYTPAEARDLMQDGLDVAADFVAGGPALAIKSGRPHYDVDDDVWDASNEVMRYAFELGAETGCAVQLHTEGGEDFTELTEWAEDRGLQRERVVKHFSGGAVTGPIPSVIANEDDLLEACERDRPFMMETDYIDDPDRPGAVLGPKTVPKRVEWLVEEGYEAEMRRAHVETPARVYGIDTQATLDGTDA; from the coding sequence ATGACCGCGTTCGAGCCGATTCTGGACGACCACATGCACTTAGACCCCGTCAACGGCCGCGGCGTCGAGGCTGCCGAGGAGTTCGCGGGCCGCGGCGGGACCCACCTGCTCGTGCTGAACAAGCCGTCCTGGCACCTCGTCGGCGACGTGGACGACGTCGACGGCTTCCGCGAGACGTTCGAGATAACCGTCGACGTGACCGAGGAGGCGAGCGAAGTGCTCGACGGCCGCGCCTGGCCGGTGCTGGGCGTCCACCCGGCGCTCATCTCCCAGCTCGTCGACCGCGGCTACACGCCGGCGGAGGCCCGCGACCTGATGCAGGACGGTCTGGACGTGGCGGCCGACTTCGTCGCCGGCGGGCCGGCGCTGGCGATAAAGAGCGGCCGCCCCCACTACGACGTCGACGACGACGTCTGGGACGCCTCGAACGAGGTGATGCGCTACGCCTTCGAACTCGGCGCGGAGACGGGCTGTGCCGTCCAGCTCCACACCGAGGGCGGCGAGGACTTCACCGAGCTGACCGAGTGGGCGGAGGACCGCGGTCTCCAGCGCGAGCGCGTCGTCAAGCACTTCTCGGGCGGGGCCGTCACCGGCCCGATTCCGAGCGTCATCGCCAACGAGGACGACCTGCTGGAGGCCTGCGAGCGGGACCGACCGTTCATGATGGAGACGGACTACATCGACGACCCGGACCGGCCGGGCGCGGTGCTGGGGCCGAAGACGGTCCCCAAGCGCGTCGAGTGGCTCGTCGAGGAGGGCTACGAGGCGGAGATGCGGCGGGCCCACGTCGAGACGCCGGCGCGCGTCTACGGCATCGACACGCAGGCGACGCTGGACGGAACGGACGCCTGA
- a CDS encoding NYN domain-containing protein has protein sequence MGLLDRLFGDGRTRVGLFVDGPNVLRDEFDVDLDDLRAIAAEDGPLAITRLYLDEHATPKLIQAAEARGYDVVTTSGDVDVRMAVDATAAVADGAIDVLVVASRDADFKPVLEHAAREGAKTVAIAPGAYGRSDALRNAAQRAVTMEN, from the coding sequence ATGGGACTGCTCGACAGGTTGTTCGGGGACGGCCGGACGCGGGTAGGGCTGTTCGTCGACGGGCCGAACGTCCTCCGCGACGAGTTCGACGTGGACCTGGACGACCTGCGCGCAATCGCCGCGGAGGACGGCCCGCTCGCCATCACCCGGCTGTACCTCGACGAGCACGCGACGCCGAAACTCATCCAGGCCGCCGAGGCGCGGGGATACGACGTCGTCACCACCAGCGGCGACGTGGACGTGCGGATGGCCGTCGACGCCACCGCGGCGGTCGCGGACGGGGCCATCGACGTCCTCGTCGTCGCCTCGCGGGACGCCGACTTCAAGCCCGTCCTCGAACACGCGGCGCGGGAGGGCGCGAAGACCGTCGCCATCGCGCCGGGCGCGTACGGCCGCTCGGACGCGTTGCGCAACGCGGCCCAGCGCGCCGTCACGATGGAAAACTGA
- a CDS encoding M48 family metalloprotease, with product MRRFWVRALMALVGIAVFVVYGSAAIGGYLLLSWLFAEPPDLLTALGIVAALTVVAGYLSYRFGTARLLGGLHVRELPRSRAPEVYRRLDRLCGEMDVTPPPLLVADLGAPNALSLGGPRRGTLVVDRSLLGLLTIDELEGILAHELAHMETYDTFLQTLAVSTMRSLAGLLSLFLLPLVLVLHGTDRALAWVRGRPTDRRPGLAGRLRRGVEMLVGVLLSVATLAFLAYSRRREFRADERAAEVTGKPVALARALSKIQRATDPTWGLRSLLYIHGDEQDDSLRRLFSTHPPVEDRVDRLVERAGQPVDAQYVGRLWP from the coding sequence ATGCGCAGGTTCTGGGTGCGGGCGCTGATGGCCCTGGTCGGCATCGCGGTGTTCGTCGTCTACGGCAGCGCCGCCATCGGCGGCTACCTCCTGCTCTCGTGGCTGTTCGCCGAACCCCCGGACCTGCTGACGGCGCTGGGCATCGTCGCGGCGTTGACCGTCGTCGCGGGCTATCTGAGCTACCGGTTCGGAACGGCCCGCCTGCTCGGCGGGTTGCACGTCCGCGAACTGCCGCGGTCACGAGCGCCCGAGGTCTACCGTCGCCTCGACCGCCTCTGTGGAGAGATGGACGTCACACCGCCGCCGCTGCTGGTCGCGGACCTCGGCGCGCCGAACGCGCTGTCGCTCGGTGGCCCCCGGCGCGGGACCCTCGTCGTCGACCGCTCGCTGCTGGGGCTGTTGACCATCGACGAACTGGAGGGGATTCTCGCGCACGAACTCGCGCACATGGAGACCTACGACACGTTCCTCCAGACGCTGGCAGTCAGCACGATGCGGAGTCTGGCCGGCCTCCTGTCGCTGTTCCTGCTCCCGCTCGTTCTCGTGTTGCACGGCACAGACCGGGCGCTGGCCTGGGTACGCGGGCGACCGACGGACAGGCGACCCGGACTGGCGGGTCGGCTCCGCCGCGGCGTCGAGATGCTGGTGGGCGTCCTGTTGAGCGTCGCGACGCTCGCCTTCCTGGCGTACTCGCGCCGGCGGGAGTTCAGGGCCGACGAGCGCGCCGCGGAGGTCACCGGCAAGCCCGTCGCGCTGGCGCGGGCGCTGTCGAAGATACAGCGGGCGACGGACCCGACCTGGGGGTTGCGGTCGTTGCTGTACATCCACGGCGACGAGCAGGACGACAGCCTCCGTCGGCTGTTCTCGACGCACCCGCCCGTCGAGGACCGCGTCGACCGGCTGGTCGAACGGGCGGGCCAGCCAGTCGACGCCCAGTACGTCGGCCGGCTGTGGCCCTGA
- the gcvT gene encoding glycine cleavage system aminomethyltransferase GcvT, which yields MDLREPPLRDTHDDAGAQFTDFGGWEMPVEFDSIRTEHAAVRESVGKFDVSHMGEIAVSGPDATALLNRLTTNDVAALDPGEAQYAAITDADGIMLDDTVVYNLPAGADAEYLFVPNAGHDGEMYERWVAHREEWGLDATVENRTTAYAIIAVQGPDAPDLLGGVTDVDLADMARFDISAGDVAGVDSLVARTGYTGEHGFELLCPWDDAETVWSALECQPCGLGARDTLRLEMGFLLSGQDFHPEDNPRTPYEADIGFVVKLDTEFVGRDALEGISVEGHESELVGLTLVDRGVPRHGYDVTTPDGDHLGTVTSGTMSPTLGEAIALAYLPVEYAEPDRSVRVVIRGEPKKARTTATPFLS from the coding sequence ATGGACCTCCGGGAACCGCCCCTGCGCGACACACACGACGACGCCGGGGCACAGTTCACCGACTTCGGCGGCTGGGAGATGCCGGTCGAGTTCGACTCCATCCGCACGGAACACGCCGCCGTCCGAGAGTCGGTCGGGAAGTTCGACGTCTCGCACATGGGCGAGATAGCTGTCTCCGGCCCCGACGCCACGGCGCTTTTGAACCGGCTGACGACCAACGACGTGGCCGCGCTCGACCCCGGCGAGGCACAGTACGCCGCCATCACCGACGCGGACGGCATCATGCTCGACGACACCGTCGTCTACAACCTCCCCGCGGGCGCGGACGCGGAGTACCTGTTCGTGCCCAACGCCGGCCACGACGGTGAGATGTACGAGCGCTGGGTGGCCCACCGCGAGGAGTGGGGGCTGGACGCGACCGTCGAGAACCGCACGACGGCGTACGCGATTATTGCCGTCCAGGGGCCGGACGCTCCCGACCTGCTCGGCGGGGTGACGGACGTCGACCTCGCCGACATGGCCCGGTTCGACATCTCCGCGGGGGACGTCGCCGGCGTCGACTCCCTCGTCGCCCGGACGGGCTACACCGGCGAGCACGGCTTCGAACTGCTCTGTCCGTGGGACGACGCCGAGACCGTCTGGTCGGCGCTGGAGTGCCAGCCCTGCGGTCTCGGTGCCCGGGACACCCTGCGTCTCGAGATGGGGTTCCTGCTCTCCGGGCAGGACTTCCACCCCGAGGACAACCCGCGGACGCCCTACGAGGCGGACATCGGGTTCGTCGTGAAACTCGACACCGAGTTCGTCGGCCGCGATGCCCTCGAAGGAATCTCCGTCGAGGGCCACGAGTCGGAACTGGTCGGGCTGACGCTGGTCGACCGCGGCGTGCCCCGCCACGGCTACGACGTGACGACACCCGACGGCGACCACCTCGGGACGGTGACCAGCGGGACGATGAGTCCGACGCTTGGCGAGGCCATCGCGCTGGCGTACCTGCCGGTCGAGTACGCCGAACCGGACCGGTCGGTCCGCGTGGTCATCCGCGGCGAACCGAAGAAAGCACGTACCACCGCGACGCCATTTCTCTCATGA
- the gcvH gene encoding glycine cleavage system protein GcvH, whose protein sequence is MSFEIPDDLRYLASHEWVRQQDGTVRVGISDFAQDELGDVVFVELPDEGDEFDAEESFGVVESIKAVSDIYAPVGGTVTATNEQLLDEPELVNDDPYGEGWMIELETDADLDDLLSPDEYREQIA, encoded by the coding sequence ATGAGCTTCGAGATTCCCGACGACCTGCGCTACCTGGCCTCTCACGAGTGGGTGCGCCAGCAAGACGGCACGGTCCGCGTCGGCATCAGCGACTTCGCACAGGACGAACTCGGCGACGTGGTCTTCGTCGAACTCCCGGACGAGGGCGACGAGTTCGACGCCGAGGAGAGTTTCGGCGTCGTCGAGTCCATCAAGGCGGTCTCCGATATCTACGCCCCCGTCGGCGGGACCGTCACCGCGACGAACGAGCAATTGCTGGACGAACCGGAGCTCGTCAACGACGACCCCTACGGCGAGGGCTGGATGATAGAGCTGGAGACCGACGCCGACCTCGACGACCTGCTATCACCCGACGAGTACCGCGAGCAGATAGCGTAA
- a CDS encoding ISH3 family transposase, which produces MSNTQQADGEIHEDQLLNFLVNQLDEEVGLSLGSNAEIDTEDIYEVLVGACADGTSISELCESSDDSPHKNTVLYHLREKFDLASVERVGNALLQKDVLEILPEQVEVVADLHLRPYYGDEDETDGLYHSEAKRGTTAFHAYATLYARVKNKRYTLAVRRLVDGDTASTVLAAFLGILDGLDLSVKAVYLDREFYDSKCLTLLQVHNHAYVMPIVRWGKKIKQVLSEGWSRVIQHDLTAKLDGHSWTVEFPVYIDCTYQNGRYDEHGVARHGYAADAPFIDTPREARYHYAKRFGIEASYRLSEQSIATTTTQNPVVRLLYVVVSLLLQNVWRYLHWEFVATPRRGGRRLWKWPFTEFIRMMCRAAWTALATRRAVPANRPPDDRFHR; this is translated from the coding sequence GTGTCCAATACCCAGCAAGCAGACGGTGAAATCCACGAGGACCAGCTCCTTAACTTCCTCGTCAACCAGCTTGACGAGGAAGTAGGGCTCAGCCTCGGTAGCAACGCAGAAATCGATACTGAAGACATCTACGAGGTCCTCGTCGGCGCCTGCGCCGACGGGACCTCAATCTCCGAACTCTGTGAATCCAGTGACGATTCACCCCACAAAAACACGGTTCTGTACCATCTCCGCGAGAAATTCGACCTTGCGTCCGTTGAACGAGTTGGGAACGCGCTTCTCCAGAAGGACGTGCTGGAGATCCTTCCCGAGCAGGTGGAGGTCGTCGCCGACCTCCACCTGCGGCCCTACTACGGTGACGAAGACGAGACAGACGGCCTCTATCATTCAGAAGCCAAGCGTGGAACCACCGCGTTCCACGCCTACGCGACACTCTACGCGCGTGTGAAGAACAAACGCTACACGCTGGCGGTGCGCCGTCTCGTCGACGGCGACACCGCCAGCACTGTCCTCGCAGCGTTTCTCGGAATTCTTGACGGCCTTGACCTCAGCGTCAAGGCCGTCTATCTCGACCGCGAATTCTACGATAGCAAGTGTCTCACGCTGCTTCAGGTACACAACCACGCCTACGTGATGCCGATCGTCCGGTGGGGAAAGAAGATCAAGCAGGTCCTCTCGGAAGGATGGAGCCGTGTCATCCAACACGATCTGACGGCGAAACTCGACGGTCACAGCTGGACCGTCGAGTTTCCCGTCTATATCGACTGTACCTACCAGAACGGGCGATACGACGAACACGGGGTGGCGCGTCACGGCTACGCCGCTGACGCGCCGTTCATTGACACGCCACGTGAAGCCCGATACCACTACGCCAAACGCTTCGGTATCGAGGCCAGTTATCGGCTCTCCGAACAAAGTATTGCGACGACCACAACGCAGAATCCGGTCGTACGGCTGTTGTACGTCGTAGTGAGCCTGCTCCTACAGAACGTGTGGCGGTATCTGCACTGGGAGTTTGTGGCGACGCCCCGCCGTGGCGGGCGTCGCCTCTGGAAGTGGCCGTTCACGGAGTTCATCAGGATGATGTGTCGGGCAGCGTGGACGGCCCTCGCGACGCGTCGGGCCGTCCCCGCAAACCGGCCACCTGACGACCGGTTCCACCGGTAG
- a CDS encoding DUF7539 family protein, producing MTELPDERQLVIRARSRLDQWTKKARMEAYAELFEGDDPILPPEEIQLLDALDSEMEREGGDGVWGTDQYGIHTPGAAGSKTSLGVVCVYHPQITKDSVLRGADELDDETEERLNAALWQYSERVATLIERELDEFIRQTRS from the coding sequence ATGACCGAGCTTCCAGACGAACGACAGCTCGTCATTCGGGCGCGTTCCCGGTTGGACCAGTGGACGAAAAAGGCCCGGATGGAGGCGTACGCTGAACTGTTCGAGGGTGACGATCCCATCCTCCCCCCCGAAGAGATACAACTGCTCGACGCGCTCGACTCCGAGATGGAGCGAGAGGGTGGCGATGGTGTCTGGGGAACCGATCAGTACGGAATCCACACGCCTGGGGCCGCTGGTTCGAAAACCTCACTCGGCGTGGTCTGCGTCTATCACCCCCAGATAACCAAAGACTCCGTCCTTCGGGGGGCTGACGAACTCGACGACGAGACCGAAGAGCGACTCAATGCCGCACTCTGGCAATACAGTGAACGGGTTGCGACACTCATCGAAAGAGAACTCGACGAGTTCATCCGTCAAACGCGGAGTTAG